In Heliangelus exortis chromosome 3, bHelExo1.hap1, whole genome shotgun sequence, the genomic stretch ACCTTTCTGTGGATTAGTGGAGGATATATTGTACCTGGAAGACTTGCTGTAAGCTTTATTGAATTAATCAAAAAGCATCTGGTCAGAATTACTGCAAGTGTTTCAGGCCTTATGTATCTTAAAATTTGATCTGTAACTCTCCATCCTGTAGAGTCTACAGACTTCATTAGTCACATAGAGATCACCATACCAGTTGTTATGCATTCAGAGACATTAACtttgagcatttttttctgcctactGCTGATTCTAATTATTGCTATATATGCAGAATCAATATAGAAGCTCGCAAATCCCCAAAGATGTCACGAGCTGCACAGGAGATATCAAGATCACCAAGGTTACCAATAAGGAAACCTTCTATTGGTTCACCAAGCCTAACCCGGAGAGAGTTTCCTCTAGAAGACATTACTCAGGTAATGTGCACATTGTTATCAGACCTGAGTCCAAATGCATCTCTTTCCAGAGGTAGCAAGTTGTGATATAGATTCAATGATCaccaatacattttttttcatttagttaTAGTAACTAGATAATTGCATCTTCCAGCTCCATGTCAATGTTTGAAAGTGTCAATGGAATACTAGGCATTGTTTATAAGTCCTGGCACTACTACCTTATGTTAGTATGAATCCATGTGAGAGGTTTTATTCTAAGTGATGTGGTGGGCTGCTTGAAATAAATGCTGCTTAATGAGAAATTATCAGCTGTCCACATGCCGTCATAATTCTCTGCTTCACTAGAAGTTGCAGAGATATGGAAACACTTACTTCAGAGGCCTACATGTTCTTTGTTGCctaattcatagaatcatagaatagtttgggttggaaggaacctttaacGGTCCAACACCCCTTCAATGAGCAGGAACATCTTTAGCTAGATCAGGAACATGAATCAGCCGTGGCATGGAATTAGCATTCCATGAGCACTTTGTACTCTATGTGGTGTTCATGACCTGTAGGTAAACGAGACTTAGAAGGCTATAGAATTGTTTGTGCTATGTATGTTATTAATACCAGcttgtgttcttttttgttttgtttcatttcagttgAGCCGATTTTGCTCTGTATTCtcactttttcctttatattGGAACAATCTAGATCTCTTCCACAGCAGTGGTAGAAGTGATAGGGTCCTTTCAATAGGGCGGGAGACCAGTGGCTTAGATCCTGCTTCTGGTAGTGATGACAGTGTAACTCCTGACCTTTGACAAAATTGCTTGGTCTTTCAGACCCGTAATTTCATCACCTTGGAATCAGTAGTTTGGGAAGCTGCTTTGGAAGCTCCAGGAAAAACATGTTTGTCGTTATGAGTAATTGATTTCTGTCATGCTTGTTGTTCTGTAAAGTGATTCATAAGCATAGAACCAAAGGACAGGGTGTATTACTTTCTGAATTCCAGAATAGCCATGCTCTTGTGCAAGAGAAGCAAGAATTCGAAAACAGACCTATTCTCACTAAGCAGGCATGAGGTTGTTCAGTTGTTCAATAGCTTTAATTTGCCTACTTGGTTGTTGTATGTATCACTTCTGATAGTGTTCAGATATCAAAATGAGACTTATTAATGACTGGATATAACATTTGCTACATAGAAACCTTAGTTTCtgtttcaataaaataaaaacaagataAGCTGAAATTATCACTTGCAACAACTTGATTGCTCTGCAGGTTTTTATTAGAGCTTGGTACAGATTTTATTAGGtgaaaattatcttctttttgctttgcagcaCAACTACCTTGCTCAGGTCACATCTAATATCTGGggaacaaaatttaaaattgtggGTTTGGCTGCTTTCCTACCAACTAACCTTGGTGCAGGTAAAAGTAAACTCTATTGACTTTTGCACATCAAAATCTTTctaaccaaaaccaaacatgtATCATGTGATTCTTCTTTAACAAAGCACTTATTTTCTGTGGACAGTAGGAGTCagatttctaaaattaattgtAACTAAAAGATATTAAAATCTATAAATACAATAATGAGATGATCAATAGAATGTTTAAAATTTCATCTGTAATAGAAACATTATTAACAGGCAAGCCCGCAcctttatttttacagcttatttgaacaaaacccaaatcaatgaagaaaatttttgcAAGACTATAAAAGTCACAGAGTTTAATTTATtgtaatagaaatatttttaaaactcaggTTTTTTATAGTCATTTAGCTACTGATTATAccaaaataatcttaaaaaatcTTTAACAGCATCACGATCAATTAGTTAAATAATATCTTTTGTGGCTACTGTCAGACAAGAAACAGAGTCCTAGCTATTGGGAAGAGGATCTTCTTTGGCCCAGCCTCCAAGCAAAAGTTATCCACTCAGGATGTTGTCACCCTGGGGAGAACAAGTGCTACTACTATAGGGCAGTGACACCTTCTATTTGATGAAGTGTTATGGAAGCCTTCAGATTTgttatggaatttttttttccctggtaaTTTACCAATTTCAGACATCTGCATTTGCAGTGATTGTCTAAAGACAGTGTAAGAGTGACCCTGCTGGTTCAGACCAGAGGTTGTTGTACTTCTTTCATTATCTGTGACAGATGCATAGGAAAGGATGTAAGTGTTTTATAAGTGTGTGATGGTGGTACTTCCTTCAAGTGTTTTTGCAGTCTCCAATGGTTTGAATCCCATGGACTTCCTGAGCTAAGAGAGATTTCATTGTGTGTAGTAGCCTTCAACAGATCTGCTTCCTGAGAGTTTTCCAGTTTTTGCCTAAACTCAAATAAGTTGATAGCATCCTGTGGTGAAGAGTTGCAAAAGTAGaatggaaaaattactttgcttccaaaaaaaaaaatgtggctaCTAGATGAAGCAATTAATAATTTATagagattattttattatagaAATGCTTCTTCTATTTAGAGAGAAGTAGCTGAAAGTAGCAATCTCTTTTATCCTGTTAATGTGGTGTTACATAGTGATTTGGATAAGAATGGCCCATATATGCATTTGTTcattaatacattaaataaaaatagtcaTAGCCTTGAACTGATTCTTTCCTAGTGTTAGATGCTCTTTgtgtaacaatttttttttttaatttcttgttatACTGTTTCTCCAGTAATATATAAAACCAGCTTGCTGCATCTTCAGCCCAGACAGATGACAATATATCTCCCAGAAGTACGGAAGATTTCAATGGACTACATTAACCTGCCTGTCTTTAATCCAAATGTTTTCAGTGAAGATGAAGATGACTTACCAGGTAAGGAGGAACTGGAAGTCTGCCATGGTAAGGATTATGCTAGATGGAGGGCAGATTGCTAGTGTCACTAGCCACCTCTGGTAAACATAAAAGTTTATATCCCTTAGTCTGATGGAGTTCTGTAGAATTTAATTAGAATTATTATAGAATAATAATTCTATATATAGAATAATAAGAAGGCTTATAtgtattacagatttttttttctaaaatatgttTCAAGCTCATTGGAAAATTCATCATCTTCCTTGCATTCTGCCTCTTTGTAGGATAGAGTTGGAATGTCTTCAAAGCCCAAAAGGGTCGTTCTTATGACCTGAAGGAAGCAAAGCACAGCATGCTGATAGCAGCTTAGGTTAGAGAGCAGTTTCTCATAAAACTTGGCCACCCTGTGAGAAGTGATAAATGCCCACTTGGATTTTCTTCAATACTAAGTTTTACAGAAGCTAAATCTTTAAGTAGTTTATAAACAAGGAGgatcagaaagaatttctcatTTCACTGAAGTGTAATGTAGCAGAAGATTCAGGTGGTACAGGGAAGGCTTGGATACAGGTGATGTGAACATGGCGGGTAAAAGGACTGAAAGTAATCGGGACTTcttctaatggaaaaaaaaaatcttgccaaTCAAACTAACAAATAATAGACAAGAAGGTAAATTCAtacattttcagaattttcacaTCAGTAAGCAATTCTTGTTGCCAGGTTACAGGTGTTTTGGAACTATGCAAGTGGCTGACATGCCAGAATCCTTTAAGGAGGCAGGAGCGTGAGCACTGAAAAGCAGTCAGATTTATGCTAGAGGCTgttgaaataaatggaaatgctCTCATTATTTTAGACCAAGGTTTTGACTGCTGAAAACACCCTGTGTCTGACCCAAGCATCAAAGTATTCCTCTGGACTTCTGAGGAAATAGTTGGTGCTTAAGCCTATTCTTTCACAATTTGGTACTTGGCTAATTTATGTCTACATaggagctgaagaaaagaacagagaCATTAATGAGTATACATATATAGTGCATAGGAAGCACTCAGTGTTTTCTGATTTAGAACATGGTCCAATCTGGCAGAAAGTAACACAAAacttaaacaggaaaaaaaaaaagtcaacgTAAAGTCTTTGCATACCTCCCTGAAAATTGGATTAGATCCGCAGTAtcagttccttttttattattaaaagagCTGAAATGGTACTCCGAATTGCAACGTGGTGAACACCACATAAATGTAGGGAAAATTGTTAGAGAGTTTTGTTACAGCTCTTTGAGAAGGCTAGTCCAAGAATCATAGTACCCTGTCCTCCATAACAGCTTTACTCTTCTTGtccacttttttctttacattttcatctgaaaattaatttctgactTGTCAAATGGAGGCTACTTGAatcttcagaaacatttttaggGATATCCTTTCCTAATGCCTGCATATTAAGGAAAGAAGTGCCATAAGTGGGAAAAAATCTTGCAGTATAAATAATGATTGCATGATagataaaaaaaacataaacataACAGAAAGCTCCTCTTGGGCAGTAGAATGTTATCAGCAAGGTACTCTTGGAACAGGTGTTTTCCAATGTAGTCAGTAAAGATATGTCAATGCAAATGGACAGAGAATAGATTTAATTGCAGTGAATTGCAAGTTATGCAAACGAATTAATTAAAAACcattgaaaaaggaaaaaaaccactggaTTCAAACATATTGGGATACTAAGCAACACTGCAATGAATGAGATTTTGTTTGATAAGGCACTTAATACCCATGATGGCAATTTTCTGGGTTGCTCAAGCCAGGCTAACAAATATCGGATTCTGGCAGATAAATTGCTAACCTGCAGGCATCAGGATGAAAGCCTGGcctgccagcagagcacagagcaatACTGCCTTTAGGGCCAGTGAAGTTTAGCTGTCTGTGTTCTCCTAAGAGAATGAACAGAGCTACCATAAAAATTTGCCAGCATAACCACAGACCTATCTGTATGCCTACCACACTCATGACTGATGCTGATAAAAGCCTAATGCTATCAAAAATACAATTATAGGGCATAGGTAGATTACTAGAATTTTAATTAGAAGTTAATTAGAAACTGGGCAGCAGGTGGAGGAGTCCTGATATAAATCTCTAGTCTGATCTGGTCTTGCAAATCAGAGGGCAGCCCCAGACACAGCACAGGCCTCGCCATGGCCTTCGTGTGCCAGGgtctgctggggaggaggaggaggccagGGTGTGCATTCTCTCACTGGGCAGTGGGTGCCAGAAGGAAGATTCCCGGGAACTGCAGGGCTGCCAGTCTAACCTGAGTACTAGGGAGCTTATGGAGCAGGTGACCTTAAGTGCCATCACATGCCACATGAAGGACAGCCAGGTAAccaggcccagtcagcatgggtttatgaaaggcagcCCTGCTCCATTAACCTGATCACCTTCTGTGACAAGGTGACCTGCGTAGTgggtgagggaaaggctgtggatgcaGTCTACCTAGgctttagtaaagcctttgacataGTTTACCACAGCATtctggagaaactggctgctcatggcttggagGGGTGTACACTTCACTGGGTGGCCAGGCCCAGGGAattgtggtgaatggagttaaacCCAGCTGGTGGCCAGTCACAGATGGTGTTCCccagtactgggaccagtactctttaatatctttgtcATTGTGCACTcccagcaagtttgcagatgacacccaGCTGGGTGAAAGCATTGATCTCCTGAGGATAtggaggctctgcagaaggatctggacaggctggatcaatgggccaaggccaattgtatgaAAATCAATGAGGCCAATTGCCAGGTTCTGCCCTTGGGTCACAGCAGCTCCATGCAatactacaggcttggggaagagtgatTTCCCCTGCtaagctgcccagcagaaaagaaCATGTGGGTGGTGTGGGTGTTGGTTGCCAGCTGGCTGGatatgagccatcagtgtgcccaAGTGGCCGAAGGCCAACAGattcctggcttgtatcagaaacagtgcAGCCATCAGGAACAGGGAAGTGGTCAgccccctgtactcagcactggtgaggctcACCTCAAATACTATGTTCAAAGTTGGGGCCCTCACTAAAAGAAAGATATTGAGGTGGTGGAGCATGCcgcagagaagggcagcaaagctgctgaagggtcTGCAGAACAAGTGTCACAAGGAACAGCTGAGAGAAGTAGGGTTGTTTAGTCGgtagaaaaggaggctgaaaggagaccttatcactctctacaactacctgaaagtATGGTATtgtgaggtgggggttggtctcttttcccaagtcacaggcaataggacaagaggaaatggcctcatgttgcaccaggggaggtttagataggatattaggaaaaattcttcactgaaagggttgtcaagccCTGGAACAGGCAGCGCAGGGAAATGGTGGAGTCACAATTCCTGGAGATACgtaaaagatgtgtagatgtggtgacagggacatggtttagtggtggacctggtagtgctgggttaatggttgggcttgatcttaaaggtctttttcaacccAGATGGCTCTATGATCCTGTGATGTGTTGTGTTGTTCATTGCAGTGCCCGGTGCCCCTGGTGCTCCCGCCAGCAGCCCGCCATGCACCGTCAACATTCCCATCGCCCCCATccacagctcagcccaggcCATGTCACCCACGCAGAGCATCGGCCTGGTCCAGTCGCTGCTGGCCAATCAGAACGTGCAGCTGGACGTGCTGACCAATCCACAGCCAGAACCTGGGGGTGAGGGGGCGGGGCCCTTCCCAGGGGCTCCGGGCCGCTTTCCtggccctggggcaggggcGATGGCAGGGGCAGAGTTGGCCCGCGCTGCCCCCACGCCCCCCGCCCTCGCCCCACCGCCCCCCGTGCCCCCCTCCATTACCCTGGCTGACTTGCGGGATCACGGTGACCGTGAGCACGAGCCCCCGCCCAAGGCCAAGGCCCCGCGGCCGGGGCCGCAGCTGATGGAAGGGGACGCCGTTGTCTTCGGGgccacccaggagctgcagctgaacAAGTTGAACCCCCCGCCTCCCTATCCCGGGACCATCCCCACCACATTGACCACTGCCCCACCACCCCCACCTGGccccccacagccacccctcgATCTCTGCCTGAAAAAGGGGGAATTCTCCCTCTACCCAGCAGCTCACTACCAGACTCCCCTGGGGTACGAGAGGATAACAACCTTTGACAGCAGTGGGAACGTGGAGGAGGTGTGCCGGCCTCGCACCAGGATGCTCTGTGCCCAGAGCACTTACACCTTGCCAGGGCCTGGCAGCTCTGCTACTTTGCGCATCACCGCCGCCGAGAAAAAGATGCAGCAACCCTGCACCAGTGCCACCCTGAACCGGCTGTCGGTCCCCCGTTACTCCATCCCAAGTGGGGACCCGCCACCATACCCTGACATCGCCAGCCAGCTTGCCCAGGGCAGAAGCATCACACAGAGGCTGGACAGCAGTATCATTCATGCCACTCTGCGGAGGAACAGCAGAGAGGCAGCCCTGAAAATGGCTCAGCTGGTGGATGGTCAGAGAGCCACCTTGCAACTTCCCCCGAAACCCAAGAACAACGTTGTGACAGCGCAGTACCAGCAGAGAGTGCCCACTGCCTTGTACACCTGCagccagtgcagcagcagcggcagcagcgTAAGTGCTGGTGGTGTGGGCAACATCACTGCGAGTGCCAATGCTACTAGCAGCACTTCCAGTATGGGTGGCGTGAGACCTGATCTGAGTACAGGGAGtagctcccagcacagctctgtcaTTGCTCACTCTGTCAGTACTTCCCCTTTGGCCTCTCAGTCCTCCTACAGCTTGCTGAGCCCACCCGACAATTCCCGTGACCGAGCAGATTATATCAACTCTGCCTTCACAGAAGATGAGGCCCTATCTCAGCACTGCCCGGTAGAGAAATCTATACGGCACGTACCTGTGGCCATGACAGAGGCTGCCCTCAGTGTAAAACGACCACCACCATACCAGTGGGACCCTATAGTGAGTGAAGAGATATGGGTTCCTCAGGAAAGGACATCTCAGAATTCAATGCCCAACCCTCTGAAACCTACTCCTCTGATCATCGGTCAGGCTCAACATCTGGATATGTCTCGAGTGCCATTTGTTTCCCCCAAGTCTCCGACCAGTCCCACTGCCACTTTCCAGACAAGTTACGGGGTTGGAGTACCTTACCCAGGAAGCTACAATGCCCCTCCCCTTCAGGGAATGcagcccccctgctcccccaAAGAAGCTCTGGCCCCAACACAGTTTGCACAGCAGGAGCCTTCGGTTGTGCTTCAGCCAGGTTATCCATCCAACCTCTCCTATTGCCCCTTGCCACCCATGTACCCAGGAAGCAGCGCCTGCTCTAGTTTACAGCTGCCACCGATCGCCTTGCACCCATGGAGCTCCTACAGCGCCTGCCCACCCGTACAGAACCCCCAGGGCACCTTGCCCCCCAAGCCACTTCTTGTGGTGGAGAAGCCAGTGATgtcccctcctccagcagagctgcagggccaTGTGGGCACAGAAGTAATGGTGGAGACAGCAGATACCTTTCAGGAGGTGCTCTCCTTGACAGAAAGTCCCGTTCCTCAACGGACGGACAAATTCGGCAAGAAGAGCCGGAAGCGCCTTGACAGTCGAGCTGAGGAAGGAAACGTGCAGGCTATTACTGAGGGGAAGGTCAAAAAGGAGGCAAGGACACTAACTGACTTCAATTCCCTAATCTCCAGCCCTCggctggggagagagaagaagaaagtcaAGAGCCAGAAAGACCAGCTGAAGTCCAAGAAGCTAAACAAGACAAATGAGTTTCAGGACAGCTCGGAGAGCGAGCCGGAGCTTTTTATCAGCGGTGATGAACTGATGAACCAGAGCCAGGGCAGCAAAAAGggttggaaaacaaaaaggagctTGAGGACAGCCAGTGAGATGGATGAATTCAAATGCCGTAAGGCCAGCGAGAAGGAGGATGGGAGGCTGGGGAGCCAGGGCTTTGTGTATGTGATGGCCAACAAGCAGCCACTGTGGAATGAAGCAACGCAAGTCTACCAGCTGGACTTTGGAGGGCGGGTGACCCAAGAGTCAGCAAAAAACTTCCAGATCGAACTGGAAGGACGACAGGTAGGAAGGGGTGGCACACATGGAttggggctggggcagggggtggaaaAGCTGTGACCAAAATAagctctgcttctttctcatGTGGCTGATTGCCTCTGCTCATGTTAGCTgctctatgaaaaaaaaagtttcccttGTGGCTGGTGAAAAACAGACACCAAAGGTATAGGATCAGAATGGAGGGTGAAGTTCAGTTGTAATGTAAATTTACAAAGGTATGTTTGGTCTTGCTCCACTGGACATGGGAGTAAGGGCCTCCTTTAGTCTCAGTGGCTCTTGTGGCCATCCAAGATGGATTTTGTGATAAATACAACAGATGTCCCCAGTGGAGGGGACTGCATTTGCCATCAGTTGTTGTGGGTGACAGCTAGATGGGTGAACATTGCTCCCTTCTTGTGATGCTGACAAAGGTTAGCCAGTCAGCAGATTGCTAGGGcagtgtcacggtttaacactggcctggcaagTAAAatgagtaacagatgctctctatgaatccccctctcctccctgataaagaaagaagagagaataagggagacaGACTTACAGGTTGTAAACTAAACTAcgcagctttaatgaaacagtaattataaataggaaaaattactaaatatatacaaatatacaggaaaattgataccacattcctcccccccttcccccaataactctcacgtcaccaccgaggctgcagggcagccctgggaaagtccagacCGGACTCTTGGAatcagcagccaggagctggaggcaggaacacacagatatgggctggcagggatcaggaccacaggcaggtgaatggatggaatcctcccaggatgccaaagcaaacagggataggtgaagaaggggaagcaggaaggggtttgacccttgtgatccctcaaatttgtactgagtatgacgtgtatgggatggaatactctggtcatGTTTGCCCATCTATCTTGTcccccaaaggagggtttcaggtgtgacctttttattccttctctccttccagagggcaaaatattcctcagaactgagcagtgtccttggttctgcacactAGTCTCTAGgaacatcgagtgttatcagtcccagaagcagacactgtctgagaaacttgctgttaatttcagcaaatgcagctatttacaagagacttagctgaaagcaaaagtacaagacacAAAACTACCTCTGTCCTGGCCCAAACTAGGACAGGCAGAGATGCTGGGTGGAAAGTTAAGTTCTCTCCATGCCAGAAGTTCCCTTTGTGGGTTACCAGGCCTCTGGGGCTGGTTCTTCTTGCTAGAGAAGGGAGGCACTGACCTCCCCAGAagctcctgtgctgcttctgaaCGACCCATGGGCAGAGGGGTCTGTGGATAGTTCAAAAAATCAAGGCATTTAACCTTAGGCTCTCTTAGCTTGGCTGAGAGACCAGACCCAGGCTATTAAGTGGTACCAATCAGCAAGACACTGGTTTGAGCCTTGGGAGACACATTTATTTCCTTGTCCAGCTGTCCCATCTCTGTAAGTCACTTCTTAGTAAAGACGTCCAGTCTTTCAACTCCTTCTGATTTAACTTGGGTCCTAGTTGTCTTAAATATCCCACATACATGACTAGTGGTAGTCCTAGTTTTTTGTAACTGTAGCTCATTAAAAAGACAGTGATCAGGACCATTTATAtccctttcttcttcagttAAGTGCCTGTGGATATGTAACTCTGGACAGCTGTGAAAAATCACCTTGTCATAGGTTTTTAGTGGGGAGCAAAACCTGACTGGGCTTGCACAGCCAGCCTTCATCATAGCTAAAGGATCCTCAGTGCAGAGCAAATACAATTTGGGCTTCTGgtgaagcaaattaaaaagcagtaataGTAGGCCAAACTTCAGATATTCCCTGCGGAAGAAGAATGAGCAACCTGACTACCCTTGCTTTACATTTCAAAAAGCTCCCACTGCCCCTTTGCTAATTCATTCTTGATGTAATTATGTGCTAGTGAAGTTtatgcaaaggaaaagagaaaggccAAGAATATCAAGCTTACCAGCTATGAAATGTTAGAGTCAGGAGACTGGTTATTCTCCTTCTCTGAAAGTTCCTTTCTTTGAAAACAACATCTGTTTTCCTGGCGGGTTGATGATAGGATCTCTCCAAGGGAGAGAATGGTATTTTCCCACATGAAGCATGATGCTGGTGTAACCCACATCTGCTGAAGTAATGACTGACAATCTACTTGGTGATCTGGTATGTTTTAAAGCTCAATTTACAAATAGAGTCATATATTGCAGACATACACTTTATACAAGCAGATAGTACAGTGCTCCTACTTTTCACTCACACCATCCCCCATTCTGTGGTTAGCCCCATTAAGGTATTATCTCAGTAGCTGAGGTGTACTTACAAAAGAGcaaaaccatttcccttttattcttgtctggtttcttttctgtggtTCACTTTTTTTGACCttgttctcttttcccttcccttctcctcttcccctgctTCCCAGGTGATGCAGTTTGGAAGGATTGATGGCAATGCTTACATTTTGGACTTTCAGTATCCATTTTCTGCAGTGCAAGCCTTTGCTGTTGCTCTGGCTAATGTGACTCAACGCCTGAAATGAACAAGCAGAGactggagagaggaaaatgctAACCTTCTCATAAAGTCCAAATTGGAAAATGTCAAGGCAGCCTGCTTTATGTCTGCAGAGGTGCCTGGGAGTGAAGGCAGTAAAACTGGAAAAGTCTCTTGGTGCCCAGCAGAAGGGCATTAACTCTAATCAGTCACGGGGTGGAGGGTGGGGggctgttttctgttttgtttgtttgtttgtttgttttcaggtgtttcttttctttttaagcattGTGCTGGGTCTCAGAAAGAATGAAGGGTTGAGAACCATTTGGTGTTATGTGGAGAAGTGTGGCTTTTGGCTTGTTGTGGTGGTTCTGCCGTGTTTGCTACAGTAGAGCAGATGTAAGCCCATAGGGGGATTAAAGACTGCTCTTTTTGATAGACTGCCTTATATCACGCTCTTCTTTTTAAGGTGAGGAACATAACCTTTTTTCTGGTCCAGTTTGTACTACTACTACTACATCAGTGatagcagcaaaaaaaaaaagaaaaaaaagaaattataatacTTGAAGACACATGCTT encodes the following:
- the TULP4 gene encoding tubby-related protein 4 isoform X1; the protein is MYAAVEHGPVLCSDSNILCLSWKGRVPKSEKEKPVCRRRYYEEGWLATGNGRGVVGVTFTSSHCRKDRNTPQRINFNLRGHNSEVVLVRWNEPFQKLATCDADGGIFVWIQYEGRWSVELVNDRGAQVSDFTWSHDGTQALISYRDGFVLVGSVSGQRHWSSEINLESQITCGIWTPDDQQVLFGTADGQVIVMDCHGRMLAHVLLHESDGILSMSWNYPSFLVEDSSESDTDSDDYSPPQDGPAAYPVPVQNTKPLLTVSFTSGDISLMNNYDDLSPTIIRSGLKDVVVQWCTQGDLLAVAGMEKQNQLVDLSNGSLFKSALVKFYNVRGEHIYTLETPVQRPIISICWGHRDSRLLMASGPALYVVRVEHRVSSLQLLCQQTIAGCLRDDKDISKLTLPPRLCSYLTTAFIPTIKPPIPDPNNMRDFVSYPTAGNERLHCTMKRTEDDPEVGGPCYTLYLEYLGGLVPILKGRRISKLRPEFVIMDPKTDGKADEIYGNSLISTVIDSCNCSDSSDIELSDDWAAKKSPKISRASKSPKLPRINIEARKSPKMSRAAQEISRSPRLPIRKPSIGSPSLTRREFPLEDITQHNYLAQVTSNIWGTKFKIVGLAAFLPTNLGAVIYKTSLLHLQPRQMTIYLPEVRKISMDYINLPVFNPNVFSEDEDDLPVPGAPGAPASSPPCTVNIPIAPIHSSAQAMSPTQSIGLVQSLLANQNVQLDVLTNPQPEPGGEGAGPFPGAPGRFPGPGAGAMAGAELARAAPTPPALAPPPPVPPSITLADLRDHGDREHEPPPKAKAPRPGPQLMEGDAVVFGATQELQLNKLNPPPPYPGTIPTTLTTAPPPPPGPPQPPLDLCLKKGEFSLYPAAHYQTPLGYERITTFDSSGNVEEVCRPRTRMLCAQSTYTLPGPGSSATLRITAAEKKMQQPCTSATLNRLSVPRYSIPSGDPPPYPDIASQLAQGRSITQRLDSSIIHATLRRNSREAALKMAQLVDGQRATLQLPPKPKNNVVTAQYQQRVPTALYTCSQCSSSGSSVSAGGVGNITASANATSSTSSMGGVRPDLSTGSSSQHSSVIAHSVSTSPLASQSSYSLLSPPDNSRDRADYINSAFTEDEALSQHCPVEKSIRHVPVAMTEAALSVKRPPPYQWDPIVSEEIWVPQERTSQNSMPNPLKPTPLIIGQAQHLDMSRVPFVSPKSPTSPTATFQTSYGVGVPYPGSYNAPPLQGMQPPCSPKEALAPTQFAQQEPSVVLQPGYPSNLSYCPLPPMYPGSSACSSLQLPPIALHPWSSYSACPPVQNPQGTLPPKPLLVVEKPVMSPPPAELQGHVGTEVMVETADTFQEVLSLTESPVPQRTDKFGKKSRKRLDSRAEEGNVQAITEGKVKKEARTLTDFNSLISSPRLGREKKKVKSQKDQLKSKKLNKTNEFQDSSESEPELFISGDELMNQSQGSKKGWKTKRSLRTASEMDEFKCRKASEKEDGRLGSQGFVYVMANKQPLWNEATQVYQLDFGGRVTQESAKNFQIELEGRQVMQFGRIDGNAYILDFQYPFSAVQAFAVALANVTQRLK
- the TULP4 gene encoding tubby-related protein 4 isoform X2, whose amino-acid sequence is MYAAVEHGPVLCSDSNILCLSWKGRVPKSEKEKPVCRRRYYEEGWLATGNGRGVVGVTFTSSHCRKDRNTPQRINFNLRGHNSEVLFGTADGQVIVMDCHGRMLAHVLLHESDGILSMSWNYPSFLVEDSSESDTDSDDYSPPQDGPAAYPVPVQNTKPLLTVSFTSGDISLMNNYDDLSPTIIRSGLKDVVVQWCTQGDLLAVAGMEKQNQLVDLSNGSLFKSALVKFYNVRGEHIYTLETPVQRPIISICWGHRDSRLLMASGPALYVVRVEHRVSSLQLLCQQTIAGCLRDDKDISKLTLPPRLCSYLTTAFIPTIKPPIPDPNNMRDFVSYPTAGNERLHCTMKRTEDDPEVGGPCYTLYLEYLGGLVPILKGRRISKLRPEFVIMDPKTDGKADEIYGNSLISTVIDSCNCSDSSDIELSDDWAAKKSPKISRASKSPKLPRINIEARKSPKMSRAAQEISRSPRLPIRKPSIGSPSLTRREFPLEDITQHNYLAQVTSNIWGTKFKIVGLAAFLPTNLGAVIYKTSLLHLQPRQMTIYLPEVRKISMDYINLPVFNPNVFSEDEDDLPVPGAPGAPASSPPCTVNIPIAPIHSSAQAMSPTQSIGLVQSLLANQNVQLDVLTNPQPEPGGEGAGPFPGAPGRFPGPGAGAMAGAELARAAPTPPALAPPPPVPPSITLADLRDHGDREHEPPPKAKAPRPGPQLMEGDAVVFGATQELQLNKLNPPPPYPGTIPTTLTTAPPPPPGPPQPPLDLCLKKGEFSLYPAAHYQTPLGYERITTFDSSGNVEEVCRPRTRMLCAQSTYTLPGPGSSATLRITAAEKKMQQPCTSATLNRLSVPRYSIPSGDPPPYPDIASQLAQGRSITQRLDSSIIHATLRRNSREAALKMAQLVDGQRATLQLPPKPKNNVVTAQYQQRVPTALYTCSQCSSSGSSVSAGGVGNITASANATSSTSSMGGVRPDLSTGSSSQHSSVIAHSVSTSPLASQSSYSLLSPPDNSRDRADYINSAFTEDEALSQHCPVEKSIRHVPVAMTEAALSVKRPPPYQWDPIVSEEIWVPQERTSQNSMPNPLKPTPLIIGQAQHLDMSRVPFVSPKSPTSPTATFQTSYGVGVPYPGSYNAPPLQGMQPPCSPKEALAPTQFAQQEPSVVLQPGYPSNLSYCPLPPMYPGSSACSSLQLPPIALHPWSSYSACPPVQNPQGTLPPKPLLVVEKPVMSPPPAELQGHVGTEVMVETADTFQEVLSLTESPVPQRTDKFGKKSRKRLDSRAEEGNVQAITEGKVKKEARTLTDFNSLISSPRLGREKKKVKSQKDQLKSKKLNKTNEFQDSSESEPELFISGDELMNQSQGSKKGWKTKRSLRTASEMDEFKCRKASEKEDGRLGSQGFVYVMANKQPLWNEATQVYQLDFGGRVTQESAKNFQIELEGRQVMQFGRIDGNAYILDFQYPFSAVQAFAVALANVTQRLK